The genome window TTCCAATATACGCTGATATATTTGGAACTATTCCAGTGGCAGAAGCACTGTTATTTAAAGGGGCTAATTTAGGAAGTATTCTAGCATTTATGATGGCTGTAACAACTTTATCTTTACCATCTTTAATAATGCTTAGAAAAGCAGTAAAACCAAAATTACTAAAAATATTTATTTTCATTTGTATTATTGGAATAATTATTGTAGGATATATATTCAACAGTTTTCAACATTTTATAATATAACAAAGGAGAAAAAAAATGAAAAAAGTAGCTTTTATATGTGTCCATAACTCTTGTAGAAGTCAGATAGCTGAAGCTTTAGGAAAATATTATGGAAAGGGAGTTTTTGAAAGTTATAGTGCAGGAACAGAAACTAAACCACAAATAAATCAAGATGCAGTGAGAATTATGAAAAAAATATATGGAATTGATATGGAAGAAACTCAAAAATCGAAACTTTTATCAGAAATTCCAGATGTAGATATAGTAATAACTATGGGATGTAATGTAAATTGTCCATTTCTTCCTTGTGAACATAGGGAAGATTGGGGATTAGATGATCCTAGTGGAAAATCTGATGAGGAATTTATAAAAGTTATAGAGATTATAGATTCAAAGATAAAAGAGTTAGTTGAAAAATTAAAATAGGAAGTTTAAATAAAAAAACAAGTATAAACTTAATTATACTTGTTTTAATTTTAACCTATTTTTCTACTCTATAAAGATCACTAAGAGGTAAAAAAGCTGCTCCTAATAGAGAAGCTGTATCTGCTAAAGTTGAAAATTCTAATATATCAGAATTATCGTAGAAACTATTATTTTTAAATAGTATCTCTTTTAAAGGTTCCTCAAAATACTCTTTATAATTACAAATTTTACCACCAATAACTATTTTTTCAGGATTTAAAAGTAGCAAAGCAGGTAAAATTCCTGTTGCTAGATTTTTAACATATTCTTTAATAATATCTTTTCCTTCTGGTGTATCAATATAATCACTTTGGAAAATCTCATCATACTCTTCAAAGTTATATTTAAACTTCTCTTTAAATTCTCTTACTAATGCAAGGTTTGAGCAGTATTGATCTAAGCAACCTCTAAAACCACAAGTACACTCTCTACCATTTGGAATTACTGTGATATGCCCAATTTCACCAGCTTTATTTCCATTGCCACCTCTATATAATACCTTATCTATAATAATTCCAGAACCAATTTCTGTATCTATAGATAGGAAGATCATATTTTTTACATCTGATAGTTCGTGGCTATTCATTAGATATTCTCCAATAGCTCCAGCATTTGCTTCATTTTCTAAATAGATAGGAAGATCAAACTCCTCCTCAATCTCTCTTAAGCTTTCAGGAGATAAAGTAAAGTTACCTCCTATTTTAATCTTATCGTTTGCAGAGTCAACTATGCCAGGAAGAACAATTCCTATACCTTTTAATGATGATTTTTTGTCAAACTCCCATAAGAACTTTTTCAACTCGTTGATTATAAGAAAAACAAAGTTTTCTTCATTTACAAATTCCTCATGAACTGTCACTCTTTTTAAAATAGTTCCATCTAAATTAGTAAGCACCATAGCTAGATAATCCTTTTCAATTTTGATACCTATTGAGAAATAAGCATCAGGATTAAATCTATACCTTGTTGCTTTTCTTCCTAATTTTCCTTGTTCTGTTCCTATTTCTAAAATTAATTTATCTTTTAAAAATTTATCAACTATTTTAGTAACAGTAGGAATACTTATATTTAAGTATTGAGAAATTTCAAGTTTATTAAACTCTCTTATATCAACAAGAAATCTAAAAGTTCTATTTTCATTTCTTATTTTCTCTCTTTTTTGATAAATAACTTCCATTTTCTACTCCTTTTATATGTTTCTACAATATTGTAGAATAATCCTACCTATATTTTAACAATATACCCTATATTTAGTCAATAATTTAATTAAATTTCTGATAAAATTTTGTAATTTTTAAAATAATTTGTAATTTTTATCAACTGGAAGAGTTAAATAAATATTTTTTAACTCTTCAAATTCACTTTTTCCATCTATTAAAGCATTGTGGATAGAAAGATATCTTGCACTTAATGATATTACATTAAAAATCTTTTCATCTGATGGATGATTTTTATCTAAATGAGTGTAGATAGCTTCTTTGATATAATTATAGACTCTCATTTGGGTAGTATGTATAAGTTCACTGTCATTATTATCTTTCATAATTAGTATAAGATCATTATATTTTACATTATTTATTATAACTTCACAGTATATTTCTGGAATCAAAAAGAAAAGTTCAGTAGATAAATCCTTAGTTTTACCTATGTTTTCCATATCTGAATAAATAGCATCATACTCTTTTCCAGATTCAAAAAGCTCTATAAATTTTAGAGCATTTTCAATAGCTTCCTTCCTAGTATATGGACATATTTCATATGTACTGTCATCTTGTATAAAAAATATACATTGTTTTTCAGCATAGTAATCTCCCATATTTACCCAAGTTTTTGCATAATCTTCTACAAGCTTTGTAAGCTCTGGAATAATAACTCCATTTATTCTCACCTCACAAATATATTTATTTACACTAAATGAAGCAAAAATTTTAATCATATATACTTTTTTTGTTCCTAAATATTGGGAAATTTTATCCTTTACTATATCATATAGAGAGCTTTCATGTGTATGCATACTCTCTTTTTTTCCAATACAGATTATGTCACTTTCATATTTTTTAAATAATCTTAATTTTTTTTGAAGTAAAACCTCTAGCTTTTCACTTTCAATATTGTTAAGTCCAGCTAAAAGTGGAATTAATATAGATTCATAAAAATTATTAGCTATATTTTCAAAAGCTTTATTAATAGTTTCCCCTGCTCCTGCAACAGATTCTATTATCTCCTCTTCAAATTCTGGATGCTCAATAGAGAAGATTGCTTGTGTCATATTACTTTGTACATTATTTAAAAAAACTGAAATTTTAAGATTTAAAGAGTATACATTTAAAGTAGTGTGTCCATCATAACTTCCCATATCCATTAAATATATTAAGTTACTTAGTATTATCTCTTCTTTTTCATGATGATGTGCCATATTTTACTCCTTTTTGTTAATATACTTATAAATCTATTATACCTCAATTTATATTAATTTCAAATTTACCTAGAATTAACAAAATTATTATAGAATATTGTTTTAATAATGTAAATAAGATGTAAAATACCTTTGCTTTTTGTAAAAAAATATGATATTTTATGTAAAATGGGAGGGTAAAATTATGAATTATGTTATTGGAATTGTATGTATAAATATTATTATAGGTTTAGTAGAAAAATTCTTTTATCCATCTACTTTCTTGGTAATTCTTCAAACTATTTTAGCAGTTATAGGGATTGCAATTTTTTATGATGAGAAAAGAAGAGAGAGAAAAAATAGAAAAGATAAATAGTATTTTAATTAAAATATTGAGCTATTGGAATTTTTTTGATTCAATGGCTCTTTTTTATTCTATGATATTATATCGATTTAAAAACAGAGATAGAGCAACTAAAATATTGACATCTAATAGAATAATTGATATAAATGATGTAGTGGCAGAATCATTAAAAGAAATAATGAAGAAAATTATAATTTAACAAAAAATATTTTTTATATTATAAATTTAGTAAAAGATATAAGTTAAGACTATATTTTAAGATTCATATGCTACTTATCTATTTTCTAAAGAAGTTAATAATATATTACTGATTTCTAGGAAATACTAACTATAGCATAGTATTTATTTCTTTTGTGTTCAGAAAATTAAATGTATTTTGAGGGGTGGCTTCTATGAAAACTATTTTTGACAAAACAAACTTTGTAAATCTTCCTATTAAAAACAGGATTTTCAGAAGTGCTGTTTGGGAGGGAGTTGCAGAAAATGAGCATATGACTGATGAGCTTTTTAAGACATATGAGGAGTTAGCAAAAGGTGGAACAGGGGTAATTATAACAAGTTTTGTTACTGTTAATCCAGATGATATTCCAGCTCCTGATATGTTGGGAATATATAATGATTCCTTTATAGAAGAGTATAAAAAACTTACAGATATGGTTCACTCTTATGGAGCTAAAATATTTATACAACTTGTAGCTGGAGGATCTCAAGGTAGAAATAATGTTAATTTAGGGAAAACAATCTACGGACCTTCTGCTCATGTAAATCCAATTACAGGAATTGAAGCTGTAGAGATGTCAAAAGAGAAGATAGATGAAGTAGTAAAACTTTTTAAAGATGCTAGTATTAGAGCAAAAGAGAGTGGTTTTGATGGAATCGAAATTCATGCTGCTCATGGATATCTGATTAGTCAATTTTTAAACCCTTTATTTAATAAGAGAGAGGATGAGTATGGAGGAGATGTTGATGGTAGAGGAAGACTTTTAATAGATACTTATCTTTCAGTTAGAGAGGCTGTTGGGGATGATTTTATAGTTGGTATGAAGATCAACTGTGATGATTTTACAGATGGTGGATTTAATTTTGGAGAAAGCTCTTGGATTTGTGAAAGAATGGCTATGATGGGAATGGACTTTATTGAGATAAGTGGAGGAAATGCTATTAGAAAGATCTCATCTCCAGAAGAAGAGAGTTACTTTAAAGCCTTTGCTAATATAGTTGCTGAGGATAACAATATTCCTGTTGTACTTGTTGGTGGAAATAGAGATATTAATAGTATAGAGGAGATTTTAAATAATAGCAGCATTGAGTATTTTGCCTTTGCACGTCCTCTTATTCGTGAACCTAACTTAGCTAATAGATGGGAAAGTGGAGATAGATCAAGAGCTAAGTGCATATCTTGTAATAGATGTAAAGGTGAAAAAGGGGTAAGCTGTATTTTTAATAGATAGTTGGGATAAAAAAAGCTGAGTAATTACAAAATGTTTTACTCAGCTCTTTTTCTTATCTATCTTTTTTTATTTCTCCATCTTCAAAATATGCAGTTCCTAACAATTTTCCATTTTCATAAAACATTGTCCAATCTCCGTTAAGTTTGCCATTTTTAAAAGTTCCAATGGCATTAACAGAGCCATTTTCATAGTATCTTATATATTTACCATTTTTCTCTTGATCTCTATACTCTTCACGAATTTTGATCTCCCCATTTTCATAGTAATATATAACTTCTCCATTAAGTTGTCCATTTTCAAACTCTTCACACATTTCAATTATTCCGCTTTCAAAAAACTTTTTAGATTTTCCATGAAGAAGATTGTTTTTAAAAGGAGCTATCTCTTTTATAACCCCATTTGGATAATAAGTTATTCTATTTCCTTCTAAAGATCCATTTTTGAAAAGGCCTCTAGTTTTAATAGTTCCATCTTCATAATATTTTACCCATTCACCATCAAGTTTATCTTTTAGAAAAACCATAGATTCTTTCATATTTCCATTTTCATAAAATTGGATAGAGTCACCATTTAGACTTCCATCAACAAATGTATTAGACTCTTTTATGTTACCAGTTTTATAAAATTTTTCATTGACTCCCTCTTTTATCCCCTTGACAAATGGTTCATACTCTTTTACTGCTCCATTTCCATATCTAAAAATAAAGATTCCAGTAAAAGGGAGTATCTCATCTTCCATATAGGCAAGTCCATTTCTCATTCTTTTTGTAAAAAACTCCTCTTTTCTAATACCCTTTTCCTCTTGTTTATTACTCATTTTCTTTTTCCCCATTTTCTTCTATTTTTTTATTTTCTGATTCAATGTCCAATTTTTTTAAAAACCACTTTTTAGCCTTTAAAATAACTACTAAAAAGATAAAATAGTGTATATATTTTAACTCTTCAAAGCTCTTTCCAAAAATTTTATCACAAATAAATATTAAAGCTATCCAAAGTATTAGAATTCCGATTAAAATTCCTACAAATTTTCCCCAGATTTTCCAAAACCCTTCTCTTATTTCCATAAAAATTCTCCTTACTCTTCTTAATGTCCACATTATAACATGAATTCTTTATTTTTTAAATAAGAAATCTCTTTTATATTATGAATTTTAATAGTTTATTTTAATAAAAGCTATCAAAAGTAAGATTTTAAATATTGAAGAAATAAAAAAACACGAAATTAATCGTGTTTTTTAGTTATATCCTTATTCTAGATGGTCAGCTCCTTATACCCCTATTTTTGACTTTATTTGAATTAGAGATATTTTAAACTTTAAAATTTTAGGAGCATTTTTTAATCACTTGTTTTAATAATTAGTACTCTTTCTATTTTCTTCCCTTTTGCTCGTACAACTTTTTTCTAAAAAGTGTAATTTAATGAGCATCTGTCCCTTTAGTTATAAGGAGCTATTAAATTTTAACCTGTTATTTTTTAAAAAATTAGGTTCTGGAATTTAGGTTCCATAAAATTATTCTAACATCGACAAGATATTTTTGTCAATATTATAATAGATTTTTATAATTTTAAGGTATACAGAAACTCCATTTCTGCATCTCAAAAGTAGTAGTCGTTAAAACTCCTCTACTTTTGGAATCGACAGAAATTATTTGTCAAAGAAAATTTTATGTAAATTAAGGTATGTAGAAACTCCATTTTTATATCTTGAAATTTGTAAAAAAAATAGCTATTGCTATATAACAATAACTATTTCTTTAAATTATTTAATTTTTATTAATACAATTTCTGATTGAGTTCCTATTCTTATAGGTGGTCCCCAAGTTCCATAACCAGAAGAAACAACAACATTTGTATCTTGAAACTTTTTGTAACCATAATCTAGCTTAAAAATCTTCTTAGTGAAAAGACTTCCCGGAAAAAATTGCCCTCTATGAGTATGTCCAGACACTTGTAAAAAAACCTTGTTTTTAACTGTTTCATCAATAGTATCTGGAGTATGTTGCATATATAATACTGGTTTCTCCTCACTATCTTTTAAAATTTCACTCAATGGTTGCTTAGAGTAATTGTCACGAGATGCAACATAGAAACTATCATCTATTAAAATTTTACCATCTCTTAAAACATTAATATTTTTATAACTATTTAACCTATCAGTAAACTCCTTAACTTTTCCACCATAGATATCATGGTTACCAATGTTTATAAAAACCCCATATCTGCTTTTAATATTTTTAAAATTTTCAAGCATATTTTTTTCAATTACAGGTTTTAAGTGCATATCAACAGTATCTCCAGCTACTAAAACTAGATCTGGATTTAAACTATTCACCTTTTTAACTAAATTTTCCATTGAACTATTTCCATTGATATAGCCTAGATGTATATCTGAAATTAAAGCAATATTTATAGGCTTTTTAAATTTTCCCTCACTATTTATTTCATACTCTTTTACAACTGTAACTTTTTTAAAATATGTTCCAATAACAAGAAGAATTACAACAATAGGAATAACAAATTTATATAAAGTTATATCTGTTCTATTTTTTAAAAGAAGATTACCGATAAAGGCAACTATATACAAAATTTCACCATATATTATAAATGCCATAAAGTAATATACTATATATGCTAAAATCTGGTTAATTTCATAAGAAAAATTTTCAGAAAAATAGCGACTATATATCACATAACTATACATAAAAGCACTTAAACCAATTAAAATTAAGGTAAAAGCTATTTTAAAATTTGCTGGGACAATATGTTTTACAGTCATATATATAGTAAAACAATTTCCAAGAAAAAAAGTTAATAATAGTATAAAAAAATAATTCATAATCTACCCCATTTTTTTAAGTTATTTAAACTATAATTTCCAAAAGTAGAGGAGTGCAAACGACTACTACTTTTGAGACGCAGAAACAAAGTTTCTGTGATCCTTAAAGCTATATTAACAAAACTTATATTACCCCTAACATCAAGTTGACGTAATTTGGAGGTGAATATTAGAAGCCCTTAGCGAAATGCAGTTAAGAAAATGCAACGTGTTTGAGGCGTAGCCGAGTTTTGCATTTTCAACGGAATGAGCAATAGGGATTCTTTATTCACTGACATGGAGACAACTTGATGTTAAAAAAAGAAATTTTAATAACTTAACTTGACTAATAATCGCTAATGCAAAGGCACTTTGTCAAAACCTAACGATATACAAGAAAAAATGAACTTAGTTAGATATATTATAGTTTTAACAATTAAAATTAGAAAAAGTCATATAATCATATTTATATAATATATTTATCATTAATAAAATTAATGTAAAGTGAAGTAAACATTTCAAATTTCTATCAGTAAAACTATTCAATAATTGTATGAAATGTGGTATTATCTTATTATAGAAATACAAATTTGTACCTTTTAAAATACTAAAGGAAGGGTGATATATAATGAGAGAATTAGATTTACAAAGAGTAACTGATGAAGTAGAAAGAATGTGTATTGAAGGAAACTACTTTATTGGAAAAGAAGTTTTAGACAAAATTAAAGAAGCTTATGCAAAAGAAGAATCAGAAGTAGGAAAAAATATTCTAGGGCAAATCATTGAAAATGATGAAATTGCTGCGAATGAACAAGTTCCTATGTGTCAAGATACAGGAATCGTAGTTGTATTCTTAGAAGTTGGAACAGAAGTAAGAATACCAGGAGATATATATGCTGCAATCAATGAAGGAGTAAGAAGAGGATATGAGAAAGGATATTTAAGAAAATCAGTAGTTAAAGATCCTTTAGATAGAGTAAATACTAAAGATAATACTCCAGCAGTTATTCATACTACATTAGTTCCAGGTTCAGATAAAGTAAAAATCGTTGTAGCTCCAAAAGGTGGAGGTTCTGAAAACATGAGTGCTTTAAGAATGTTAAAACCATCTGACGGAATCGACGGAATTAAAAAATTAGTAGTAGAAACTATTAAAAATGCAGGAGGAAACCCTTGCCCTCCAATTATAGTAGGAGTAGGAATCGGAGGAAACTTTGAAAAATCTGCAATTCTAGCAAAAAAAGCTGTACTTAGAGATATCAATGATAAGAGCAGCAGCCCTATCAATGCAAAATTAGAAGAAGAATTACTAGAACTTATCAATAAAACTGGAGTGGGACCTTTAGGACTTGGAGGAAGAACTACAGCTTTAGCTGTTAAAGTTGAAACTTATCCATGCCATATAGCAGCTCTTCCTGTTGCTATCAACATTAACTGCCATGCAGCTAGACATAAAGAAGTAGAACTATAATTTAAGTATTATTAAAGGTTATTGAAAAATAAGTTTTAGGAGGGAATATAAATGGAATATCATATTACTACACCATTAAAAGAAGAAGATATAGCTAAATTAAAAGCTGGAGATACAGTAAAAATCACTGGAGTTATATATACTGCTAGAGATGCTGCACATGCTAGATTAGTAAAATTACTAGATGAAGGAAAAGAACTTCCAATAGATGTAAAAGGACAAGTTATCTACTATGTAGGACCAACACCTGCTAAACCTGGAAGACCTATCGGAAGTGCAGGACCTACTACAAGTTACAGAATGGATGCTTATGCACCTAGACTTATCAAAGAGGGATTAAAAGGAATGATAGGAAAAGGAGCTAGGTCTAAAGAAGTTAAAGATGCTATAAAATCTGAAAAAGCTGTATATTTTGCAGCAGTTGGGGGAGCAGCAGCTCTTATAGCTAAATCTATTAAAAAAGCTGAAATTATAACTTATGAAGATTTAGGAGCAGAGGCATTAAGAAGAATGGAAGTTGTAGACTTCCCAGCAATAGTTATCAATGATATCTATGGTGGAGACCTTTATCAAGAAGGTCAAGCTAAATGGAATGAACTAGATAAATAGTAGTTCAATTTTTTAGGAATTAGAGTATTCAAAACGAACCTAAAGTGTTATTTTGACATAAAGGTTCGTTTTTTTGTTTTGCTACCTCTTTTTTTTTCCTCCAATTCAAGGTATAATATTAGTAACAATACATACTAATGGGAGGGGTTAAAATGCTAAGATTATTTATTATTATGTTACTAACAACTGTCACAGCTTTAGGGGGCGAACTTATAAAGATAGATAATCTTATATTTGAAGAAGTTCCAATAAAAAGAGAGTTTAAAGATTATAAGGTAGGAAGGGTATTAGATGGAGATAAACGATATATAGGGTTATATGGTATTATTGATAAAGATAACCAGTTAATAACTAAACCAAATAATATGCTAGTTTCTATTCAAAAAGATTATGTATATTTAGTCGATATAAATTATAGAGAGGGAATTTTATCAAAAGAGGGAAAATGGATTGGTAAAATGGGAGAATTTAAATATAAAAACAAAGAATCTCAAATGTATAGTGAACTTGATGATAAAAAGACAAATAAATATTTTATAATTTATAAAGTTGAAAATAGAAAGTATAAATATGGATACCTTAACTTTAATGGTGATATTCAAGTGCCGATGATATACGAAGATGCTAGAAATTTTTCAGAAGGGTTTGCATTAGTTAAAAAAGATGGAAGATGGGGCTACATAAATGAAAATGGAAAACCAATAACAGAGTTTAAATTTTTAGATGGAAAACCTTTTAAAAACGGAGAAGCATCTGTAAGAGAAAATTCTGAGAGATATTACATAGATACAAATGGAGAAAAAAAGGTTTTTAAGAGTTTTTGCGGTAATATTAAAGATGTAGTTGTAAATTTCTTCTATGATACAAAAGGAAAAGCAGGAACAATTTGGAGTGATAATATTAAGGAAAAGAAAAAAATAGATCTATAAACATCATTGGGGCAGTATAAAAAGGAGATGACGAAATGGATTTTTTAGCAACAATTACTGCACTTGAAAATGAGGATGGGAAAAAAATATTTAAGGTAATGGTGAACGACACAATTTCTCTTTGTGTTAGAGTTTTAGTTTTTGCTTTAATATTTTATATTGGGAAAAAACTGATCAATGTTATTTTAACCTATGTAGATATGATGTCAAAGGACAGATTTGATGTAGGGGCAAGACAATTTAGTAAATCTTTTATAAAACTGGGAATGTATATAATCTTATTTTTAGTAGGATTACTTGTTTTTGGTTTTAAAGAGCAATCTATCATAACTATGATAAGTGCTGTAGGACTAGGTGTAGGAATATCTTTAAAAGGATTTCTTTCAAACATTGCAGGAGGAGTAGTTATTCTATTTACTAGACCTTTTACTGTTGGAGAGTATATAGAAGTAAATGGAGCTTTTGGTGAAGTTTATAAAATTGATGTATTTTCTACTCATATTAATACCCTAGATAGTAAAAGGGTAATTATTCCAAATAATGTTATGCTAAGTAGTAATGTTATTAACCATGATGCCAATGAGTATCGTAGAATAAAGCTTGAAATTCCTGTTTCATATGAATGTGATCAAAAGAGAGCCGTTGAAGTTCTTGAAAATATCAGTAAGACATATGAGGGTTTAGAACATGATAGAAAACCATTTATAAATATAATGGCTTATGGAGATTCTTCAGTAAATATTTATTTTATAGTTTGGACAAAGAGAGAAGGATATTATAGAACTAGAGGAAATCTAATAGCACATATTATAGAGGTATTTAATAAGGAAAATATTGAGATTCCATATAATAAATTGGATGTTAATATAAAAAATTGTAGAGGTGATTAAAATTTCAAATAAATTTATAAAATTAGGAAAAGATTATTTTTTTATGACATTGGGATGTTTTATCTATGCTTTTGCAGTAAATTACTTTTATGTAAGTAATCATCTAGCAGAGGGAGGAGTTACAGGGATAGCCCTTATTATATATTATCTTTTTAAAACTCCAGTGGGAATAACTTATTTTGTTGTAAATATTCCACTTTTAATATTGGGATGGAAGATGTTAGGAAAAGATTTTATTATAAAAACATTGTATGGAACTATTATGATGTCAGTTGCTTTAGGACTTACTGAGGGAATGAATGGAGCTACATCAGATACAATCTTAGCATCTCTTTATGGAGGATTCATAGGAGGAATAGGTTTAGGTCTTATATTTCTATGTGGAGGATCTACAGGTGGAACTGATATAGTAGCTAGAATTATGTCAAAATATAGAGGTATTCCTGTAGGGAAAGCGATGTTAATACTAGATGTAATTGTGCTTTCAGCAGTAGCTTTTCTTTTTGGAAAAGAGGTATTTATGTATACTCTTATAGCAGCAGTAGTTTTAACTAAAACTATTGATTTTGTTCAAGAGGGTATGGATAAAGCAAAAGCTGTTACAATAATCTCTAAAAAATCAGATCTTTTAAAAGAGGAACTAATGAAAGAAACAGAGAGGGGAGTAACTATTTTAAATGGGATAGGAGCTTATACAGATAGCAATTTAGATATTATCTATTGTGTTGTAAGTAAATATCAAATTATAAAAGTAAAAAGAATAGTTAAAGAGATAGATCCACATGCTTTTTTAACAATAACAGATGTTTCTGAGGTTTTAGGAGAAGGATTTAAAAATATAAAAGATGAGTAATTTAATTAAAAAATGGAGTTAAACTTCTTTAAAAAGGAGGAAATATTTATGTTAAAAGAATTAAAAGAGAAGATAAAAGATTTGGTTGATAAAGATCCTAGTGGAGCAATAGAGGAAATTTTAAAAATAGATGAAAAAGAAAGAGATTATGAGATAATTTCAGAATGGGGAAGAGCTGAGAATAATATTGGAAATTATAGTAAAGCTTTAGAACTGTTTATGTCTATTAAAGAAGGGGGAGAAAAGGACGAAAAGTGGTACTATAGAGTTGGTTATTCTTATAGTGGGCTGGAAAACTATGAGGAATCAAATAAGTTTTTAACAAGAGCGATAGAGATAAATCCTGAGTATCCTTGGCCATATTTTGAATTAGGTTGGAATTTAAAGAAATTAGGTAAAAATGAAGAGGCTTTAAAGTATTTAGAAAAGATGTTAGAGTTTCAACCAAATGATATAGATACCCTTTTAACAATAGGGGATATATATTTTGAAAGACCAGATTATGATAAAAGTTTGGACTATTATTTAAAAGTTGAAGAGCTTGGAGGAAGTGATTTTGTACTAAATCTAAATATTGGTTTCTGCATGAATGGTATTAGAAATAGTGAAGAAGCTTTAAAGTATTATTTTAAAGCGTTGAAAGAGGCATCAGACAATACACTTCTTATTTCACAGATAGGATTAACTTATGGAGAACTTGGAGATTTAGAAGAGGGAATAAAATTTTTAAAGAAAGCTTATGAAATGGGAAGAGACGATATTTGGTTAAACTCTGAATTAGGTTGGCAACTTTCAAAAAATGAGCAGCATGAAGAAGCTATTAAACATTTGAAAAGAGCAGAGGAATTGGGAAGAAAAGATTCATGGATTTATAATCAAATAGCTTGGAATCTTGGAGTCTTAGATAGATATGATGAAGAGTTAGAATATTTAGAAAAATCAAAAGAGTCTAACAATGATGATGACATATGGCTTGAATCTGAATTAGGTTGGACTTTAAGAAATAAGGGAGATGCTAAAAAAGCTATAGAGCATCTTGAAAAAGCTATAAGTTTAGGAAGAGATGATTCATGGTTACATATGGAGTTAGGTCTTGCTTATGGAGATGTTGATGAACATGAGAAAGCTATAGAAGAATTGAAAATAGCTGAGGAGAAAGGTGAAAAAAGCATAAGACTTTATTCAGGAGTAGCTTGGAATTTAGGGCAACTTTCTAAACATGAAGAGGCTATTGAAATATTAAAAAAAGTTGAGGAACTTGGAAGAGAAGATATTTGGTTAAATTCTGAAATGGGATGGAATCTAGATGCTATTGGAAAAACTGAAGAGGGAGAAAAATATCTTCAAAAGGCTATGGAATTAGGAAGAAAAGATGATTGGATCTATTCTGAAATCGGGTATAGTAGATTGAGAAATAATAAAGCTGAAGAGGGG of uncultured Fusobacterium sp. contains these proteins:
- a CDS encoding fumarate hydratase, whose product is MRELDLQRVTDEVERMCIEGNYFIGKEVLDKIKEAYAKEESEVGKNILGQIIENDEIAANEQVPMCQDTGIVVVFLEVGTEVRIPGDIYAAINEGVRRGYEKGYLRKSVVKDPLDRVNTKDNTPAVIHTTLVPGSDKVKIVVAPKGGGSENMSALRMLKPSDGIDGIKKLVVETIKNAGGNPCPPIIVGVGIGGNFEKSAILAKKAVLRDINDKSSSPINAKLEEELLELINKTGVGPLGLGGRTTALAVKVETYPCHIAALPVAININCHAARHKEVEL
- a CDS encoding Fe-S-containing hydro-lyase yields the protein MEYHITTPLKEEDIAKLKAGDTVKITGVIYTARDAAHARLVKLLDEGKELPIDVKGQVIYYVGPTPAKPGRPIGSAGPTTSYRMDAYAPRLIKEGLKGMIGKGARSKEVKDAIKSEKAVYFAAVGGAAALIAKSIKKAEIITYEDLGAEALRRMEVVDFPAIVINDIYGGDLYQEGQAKWNELDK
- a CDS encoding WG repeat-containing protein, yielding MLRLFIIMLLTTVTALGGELIKIDNLIFEEVPIKREFKDYKVGRVLDGDKRYIGLYGIIDKDNQLITKPNNMLVSIQKDYVYLVDINYREGILSKEGKWIGKMGEFKYKNKESQMYSELDDKKTNKYFIIYKVENRKYKYGYLNFNGDIQVPMIYEDARNFSEGFALVKKDGRWGYINENGKPITEFKFLDGKPFKNGEASVRENSERYYIDTNGEKKVFKSFCGNIKDVVVNFFYDTKGKAGTIWSDNIKEKKKIDL
- a CDS encoding mechanosensitive ion channel family protein, whose translation is MDFLATITALENEDGKKIFKVMVNDTISLCVRVLVFALIFYIGKKLINVILTYVDMMSKDRFDVGARQFSKSFIKLGMYIILFLVGLLVFGFKEQSIITMISAVGLGVGISLKGFLSNIAGGVVILFTRPFTVGEYIEVNGAFGEVYKIDVFSTHINTLDSKRVIIPNNVMLSSNVINHDANEYRRIKLEIPVSYECDQKRAVEVLENISKTYEGLEHDRKPFINIMAYGDSSVNIYFIVWTKREGYYRTRGNLIAHIIEVFNKENIEIPYNKLDVNIKNCRGD
- a CDS encoding YitT family protein; the encoded protein is MTLGCFIYAFAVNYFYVSNHLAEGGVTGIALIIYYLFKTPVGITYFVVNIPLLILGWKMLGKDFIIKTLYGTIMMSVALGLTEGMNGATSDTILASLYGGFIGGIGLGLIFLCGGSTGGTDIVARIMSKYRGIPVGKAMLILDVIVLSAVAFLFGKEVFMYTLIAAVVLTKTIDFVQEGMDKAKAVTIISKKSDLLKEELMKETERGVTILNGIGAYTDSNLDIIYCVVSKYQIIKVKRIVKEIDPHAFLTITDVSEVLGEGFKNIKDE